One window from the genome of Bacillus weihaiensis encodes:
- a CDS encoding biotin transporter BioY: MKKFSTYDIALVGMFAALMAIGANITSWAPFLEIAGVPLSMQPFFCILAGLLLGSRLGALSMVVYALVGIAGAPVFAQFSGGIGVIFGSTGGFILSYIVAAYVVGKIMEANKEKAYSTFYIASFAGITAIYLVGTTYMWLALNVWINAPMSYGAAWLVMAWFIVKDVAFTILGASIAPRIYKSVTKATSKRIAA; the protein is encoded by the coding sequence ATGAAAAAATTTAGTACATATGATATTGCGTTAGTTGGAATGTTTGCAGCCTTAATGGCTATCGGAGCCAATATCACATCTTGGGCACCATTTTTGGAAATAGCTGGAGTACCTCTTTCCATGCAGCCTTTTTTCTGTATTTTAGCAGGTTTACTACTTGGTAGCCGATTAGGTGCTTTATCAATGGTCGTATATGCATTAGTTGGGATAGCTGGAGCACCTGTTTTCGCTCAATTTAGTGGAGGCATTGGTGTTATATTCGGAAGTACTGGTGGATTTATTCTTTCTTATATTGTAGCTGCTTATGTAGTAGGAAAAATAATGGAGGCAAATAAAGAAAAAGCCTATTCTACTTTCTATATTGCTTCATTTGCTGGAATTACTGCCATCTATCTTGTAGGGACAACTTACATGTGGCTTGCTTTAAATGTATGGATCAATGCCCCAATGTCTTACGGAGCTGCTTGGTTAGTAATGGCATGGTTTATCGTAAAAGACGTAGCCTTCACGATTTTAGGAGCCTCTATTGCACCAAGAATTTACAAGTCTGTAACGAAAGCGACTTCTAAACGAATTGCCGCATGA
- a CDS encoding sulfite oxidase-like oxidoreductase: MFFGNKRKKHEASDRVPPNQNVTTTFPVLHTGNVPYYEDIAKWNLQIYGLVDAPKLYSYEDMMKFPQTNLLNDIHCVTGWSKLDVNWQGVLASDIVKDVGIKPNAKYVILHAEEGWTTNLAIEDFLKETSLLAHSYHGEPLTPEHGFPLRGVFPHLYFWKSAKWIRGIQFTEHNHPGFWEQNGYHMKGDPFKEQRFSFD; encoded by the coding sequence ATGTTCTTTGGAAACAAACGAAAAAAACATGAAGCGTCAGATCGAGTTCCACCAAATCAAAATGTAACGACTACATTTCCTGTCTTGCATACTGGTAATGTTCCTTATTATGAGGATATTGCAAAGTGGAATTTGCAGATTTACGGTCTCGTTGATGCTCCGAAGCTTTATTCATATGAAGACATGATGAAATTTCCTCAAACAAATCTGTTAAACGATATTCATTGTGTGACAGGTTGGTCAAAGCTTGATGTTAATTGGCAAGGAGTGTTAGCTTCGGACATTGTAAAGGATGTAGGGATTAAGCCGAATGCAAAGTATGTCATTCTACACGCGGAAGAAGGCTGGACAACGAATCTTGCTATTGAGGATTTTTTAAAGGAGACAAGCTTACTTGCTCATTCTTACCACGGTGAACCGTTAACACCTGAACATGGTTTTCCGTTAAGAGGTGTTTTCCCCCACCTTTATTTTTGGAAAAGTGCGAAATGGATACGAGGGATTCAGTTCACTGAACACAATCATCCTGGATTTTGGGAGCAGAATGGCTACCATATGAAGGGGGATCCATTTAAAGAACAAAGATTTAGTTTTGATTAA
- a CDS encoding YjfB family protein, with protein MDIAALSIGLNQASLGQSVSIALAKKTMESTQQNTEQLLKMMQAPHPTLGNKIDAKG; from the coding sequence ATGGATATTGCAGCTTTATCAATTGGCTTGAATCAAGCTTCTTTAGGTCAAAGCGTAAGTATTGCGTTAGCTAAAAAAACAATGGAAAGCACTCAGCAAAATACTGAACAGCTTTTAAAAATGATGCAGGCTCCCCACCCTACTCTAGGAAACAAGATAGATGCAAAGGGATAA
- a CDS encoding DUF2164 domain-containing protein: MFIKMPKDQKNVLIDEIQRFFYEERDEEIGKIAAEAFLDFCFEHIGPSFYNAGVQDAMKIIQERNQQADDDLHALKRPLSR, translated from the coding sequence TTGTTTATCAAAATGCCCAAGGATCAGAAAAATGTGTTAATTGATGAAATACAACGTTTCTTTTACGAAGAACGTGATGAAGAAATTGGGAAAATTGCTGCAGAGGCTTTTCTTGATTTCTGCTTTGAACACATAGGTCCATCATTTTATAATGCTGGTGTACAGGATGCAATGAAAATCATTCAGGAGAGAAATCAGCAGGCTGATGATGATTTGCATGCTTTAAAACGCCCACTTTCTCGTTAA
- a CDS encoding organic hydroperoxide resistance protein has product MELLYTAKASVEGGRTGKVKSSDGALDLTLSMPKSLGGAGTEGATNPEQLFAAGYAACFDSALGLVSRQARKSITSKVDAEVSIGKDTDGGFKLQATLNVGISGVALDEANELVHAAHKVCPYSKAINGNINVTLNTEVF; this is encoded by the coding sequence ATGGAATTATTATATACGGCGAAAGCATCAGTAGAAGGCGGTCGTACAGGAAAGGTAAAAAGTAGTGATGGAGCCCTAGATTTAACATTATCAATGCCTAAATCACTAGGCGGTGCTGGTACAGAAGGAGCAACAAATCCAGAACAACTATTTGCCGCAGGCTATGCAGCATGCTTTGATAGCGCTCTTGGCTTAGTAAGTCGACAAGCAAGAAAATCAATCACATCAAAAGTAGATGCTGAAGTTTCAATTGGTAAAGATACAGATGGTGGATTTAAGCTTCAAGCTACTCTTAATGTAGGAATTTCTGGTGTTGCATTGGATGAAGCAAATGAGCTTGTTCACGCAGCACACAAAGTATGCCCGTACTCAAAAGCAATTAACGGAAACATTAACGTAACGTTAAATACTGAGGTATTTTAA
- a CDS encoding MarR family winged helix-turn-helix transcriptional regulator, with protein MSKESLSLENQICFKLYTAEKEINKIYRSLLQGLGVTYPQYLALLVLWEHNHISVKQLGDKLFLDSGTLTPMLKRMESNGFITRERSTEDERVVYISLTEKGKELKQEATCIPELLLEKLSLESTDISKLNEILSMFIAKVK; from the coding sequence ATGTCGAAAGAATCACTATCTTTAGAAAATCAAATTTGTTTTAAGCTATATACTGCAGAAAAAGAAATTAATAAAATATATCGTTCATTATTACAGGGTCTAGGAGTGACATATCCTCAGTATTTAGCTCTTCTTGTCCTATGGGAACATAACCATATATCGGTTAAACAATTGGGTGACAAGCTATTTTTAGATTCGGGTACATTAACACCTATGCTAAAAAGAATGGAGTCTAATGGTTTTATTACTAGGGAGAGGTCTACTGAGGATGAAAGAGTTGTTTATATTTCCCTTACTGAAAAAGGCAAGGAATTAAAACAAGAAGCAACATGTATACCAGAACTTTTATTAGAAAAATTATCATTAGAGTCAACTGATATTAGTAAACTGAATGAAATTTTATCTATGTTTATAGCAAAGGTTAAATAA
- the ald gene encoding alanine dehydrogenase, protein MIIGVPTEIKNNENRVALTPGGVTQLVAAGHRVLIEENAGVGSGFENEDYVAAGAELVEDASTVWASSEMVMKVKEPLPSEYAYFRKGLILFTYLHLAAEPDLAKALKDSGVTAIAYETVTVNRTLPLLTPMSEVAGRMAAQIGAQFLEKPKGGKGILLAGVPGVNRGKVTIIGGGVVGTNAAKMAIGLGADVTIIDLSADRLRQLDDIFGTQIKTLMSNPMNIATAVAEADLLICAVLIPGAKAPTLVTEEMVKAMKPGSVIVDVAIDQGGIVETVDHITTHDNPTYEKHSVLHYAVANMPGAVPRTSTIALTNVTVPYALQIANKGAYRAISDNPALQAGVNVIAGEITYEAVARDLGYVYKEAQEVIAKEYSLN, encoded by the coding sequence ATGATTATTGGGGTTCCTACTGAAATTAAAAATAATGAAAATCGCGTTGCATTAACACCAGGTGGCGTTACACAATTAGTTGCTGCTGGACATCGCGTTTTAATAGAAGAGAATGCAGGAGTAGGCAGTGGCTTTGAAAATGAGGATTATGTTGCTGCAGGTGCTGAATTGGTTGAAGACGCTTCTACTGTTTGGGCTAGCTCCGAGATGGTAATGAAGGTAAAAGAACCACTTCCAAGTGAGTATGCATACTTTAGAAAAGGGCTTATTCTTTTCACTTATCTTCACCTTGCTGCTGAACCGGATCTAGCAAAAGCATTAAAGGACAGCGGTGTAACAGCGATTGCATATGAAACAGTTACTGTAAACCGTACACTTCCGCTTTTAACACCAATGAGTGAGGTTGCCGGACGTATGGCCGCTCAAATCGGTGCTCAGTTCCTTGAAAAGCCAAAAGGTGGAAAAGGCATCCTACTTGCAGGTGTACCAGGCGTAAATCGTGGAAAAGTTACAATCATCGGTGGTGGCGTTGTTGGAACAAACGCAGCGAAAATGGCCATTGGTCTTGGCGCTGATGTAACAATTATTGATTTAAGTGCTGATCGTCTTCGTCAACTAGATGATATTTTTGGTACTCAAATCAAAACATTAATGTCAAACCCAATGAATATTGCCACAGCAGTTGCAGAAGCAGACTTATTAATCTGTGCTGTCTTAATCCCAGGCGCGAAAGCTCCTACTCTTGTAACAGAAGAAATGGTAAAAGCGATGAAGCCTGGCTCAGTAATCGTTGACGTTGCAATTGACCAAGGTGGTATCGTTGAAACGGTCGATCATATCACAACACATGATAATCCTACGTATGAAAAGCATAGCGTATTACACTATGCTGTAGCAAACATGCCGGGTGCTGTGCCACGTACGTCAACAATTGCTTTAACAAATGTGACAGTTCCTTATGCACTCCAAATTGCTAATAAAGGAGCTTATCGAGCAATTAGTGACAACCCAGCACTACAAGCAGGAGTTAACGTTATTGCTGGAGAGATTACGTATGAAGCTGTAGCTAGAGATCTAGGTTATGTTTATAAAGAGGCTCAAGAGGTTATCGCAAAAGAATATTCTTTAAATTAA
- a CDS encoding PucR family transcriptional regulator — MNDPFKYHFERLEDVADKISEVLQCPITIEDVNHRLLAYSTHDECTDQARISTIIGRRVPEKVINSLWKDGTIPKLLKTDEPVRVKQIGEVGLGNRIAISIWKNNEVLGFIWALEIEKHLDEHELQLLKQAAQAVKNKMLNLQVRKTKKEERNQEFFWKLLTGHISTKEEIDQAFQELTIRVPDPYTVAVFKFPDEINEGTEKKLFYLLQTTQQVNVALYTIDYNELVILLASRGGSPLADYKQFTASLLHQLSERYSIHHVMASIGGIYQDPIFIEKSYKEASAVLNVKKKFPLETTDLTSFSELGIYQYLDLLLEQRKQSSYVNYSLHKLKEYDKQHGTNLIETLEIFLNYDSHVHDASKALNIHVNTLTYRLKRISEIAEINLKNMNQKLTIYLDLKLDRLSL; from the coding sequence ATGAATGATCCATTTAAATATCATTTTGAACGTCTAGAGGACGTAGCAGATAAAATAAGTGAAGTACTACAATGTCCAATTACAATAGAGGATGTTAACCATCGTTTGTTAGCGTATAGCACACATGATGAATGCACTGATCAGGCTAGAATTTCAACGATTATTGGAAGAAGAGTTCCCGAAAAAGTCATTAATAGCTTATGGAAAGACGGGACCATTCCAAAACTATTAAAAACAGATGAGCCTGTTAGAGTAAAGCAAATCGGAGAGGTTGGACTCGGAAATCGGATTGCTATCTCCATATGGAAAAACAATGAAGTATTAGGCTTTATTTGGGCACTTGAAATTGAAAAGCATCTTGATGAGCATGAGTTGCAGCTATTAAAACAAGCCGCTCAAGCGGTAAAAAACAAAATGTTAAATTTACAAGTGCGGAAAACAAAGAAAGAAGAGCGAAATCAAGAGTTTTTTTGGAAGCTGCTTACCGGTCACATTTCTACTAAGGAAGAAATTGATCAAGCCTTTCAAGAATTAACCATTCGTGTACCAGATCCCTATACAGTTGCTGTGTTTAAGTTTCCAGATGAAATTAATGAAGGAACAGAGAAGAAACTCTTCTATTTATTACAAACAACTCAACAAGTAAATGTAGCCCTTTATACGATTGATTACAATGAACTTGTTATTTTACTAGCTTCTAGAGGAGGCTCTCCTTTAGCTGACTACAAGCAATTTACAGCCTCTCTCCTTCACCAATTAAGTGAGAGGTACTCCATTCACCATGTAATGGCAAGTATTGGCGGGATTTATCAAGACCCCATTTTCATCGAAAAAAGCTATAAAGAAGCTTCTGCTGTCTTAAATGTTAAGAAAAAATTCCCGTTAGAAACAACAGACTTAACAAGCTTTTCAGAGCTTGGAATTTATCAATATCTAGATCTACTCCTTGAACAAAGAAAACAATCAAGTTACGTTAACTACTCGTTACATAAACTAAAGGAGTATGACAAACAACACGGGACAAATCTTATTGAGACATTAGAGATCTTCTTAAATTATGATAGCCATGTTCATGACGCTTCAAAGGCTCTGAATATTCATGTTAATACCTTAACGTATCGTCTAAAACGCATTTCTGAAATTGCAGAGATTAACTTAAAAAACATGAATCAAAAGCTAACCATTTACTTAGATTTAAAGCTTGATCGGTTGTCTTTGTGA
- a CDS encoding (S)-benzoin forming benzil reductase: MDYYMITGASKGLGAALVEKLVNKDHVLYYISRTRNQSLHTLAKERNSTLRYKQCDLSDIEEAQHVCNQIFTEIDAKEVDSLTFINNAGMVNPIKHIGRILTEEMIANVQLNLLTPMLLTDLFIKKTSDWKVDKTIVNITSGAANRPVSGWSTYCSTKAGLNMFTQTAGVEQLEKESEVKVIGFSPGIMDTQMQSTIREATSEDFSSIDQFKDYHEKGLLRSSEYVADILLELLSKEVENGRIYDLREFL; encoded by the coding sequence ATGGATTATTATATGATTACGGGTGCATCGAAAGGCTTAGGTGCCGCACTTGTTGAAAAGTTAGTAAATAAAGATCATGTTCTTTACTATATATCTAGGACTAGAAATCAATCATTACATACACTGGCAAAAGAAAGAAATTCCACCTTACGTTATAAGCAATGTGACTTATCAGATATAGAAGAGGCGCAGCATGTATGTAATCAAATATTTACTGAGATAGATGCAAAAGAGGTAGACAGTCTAACATTTATTAACAATGCAGGGATGGTTAATCCTATTAAGCATATTGGGAGAATACTTACAGAAGAAATGATTGCTAATGTTCAGTTGAATTTGTTAACTCCAATGCTTCTCACAGATCTTTTTATAAAAAAGACGAGCGATTGGAAAGTGGACAAAACAATTGTCAATATCACATCTGGTGCTGCTAATCGTCCGGTTAGTGGGTGGAGTACATATTGTAGTACAAAAGCCGGTTTAAATATGTTTACACAAACAGCCGGAGTCGAACAGCTTGAGAAGGAAAGTGAGGTCAAAGTAATTGGATTTTCTCCAGGTATTATGGATACCCAAATGCAATCAACCATTCGAGAGGCAACAAGTGAAGATTTCTCTTCCATAGACCAATTTAAGGACTATCATGAAAAAGGACTATTACGGTCTTCAGAGTATGTAGCGGACATATTATTGGAGCTTTTATCTAAAGAAGTAGAGAACGGAAGAATATACGATTTAAGAGAATTTCTATAG
- a CDS encoding sensor histidine kinase: MTIFILIVLSSFNLYTTYTNTKKTIELTMANQARFSADEILLNFDVAVLESYLNSPTSVEKRNLLERELRDAKRLSRGSYASILTKNSEGIPRRIAGGKAEGRLHQADDCCLLSEEFLEQYSEDKPFTSRIETDDHVTFIASGVPIINNEGVPLGAIVVEIGVGKVTDITNEVMKNNVSFFIFSTLFVLFSFIIFVVFQLWFRREVTSRVGDAEETYQVEFQSMLHTMRSIRHDFINHIQVIQGLLKIGREDRAFEYVNSLTKEVDSMELPLKIKNPALFILLQSKWVRAQNDKVDMHLLIDDHQFSRLSSIDLIKIFSNLIDNAFDATLQFQEVDRFISVEATVASNQYIFKVENIGPTISPDMMNDIFQAGFSTKVERSGVPRGDGLGIVKNVVAKYNGKISVESKKNTTSFTVTIPIKNER; this comes from the coding sequence GTGACAATTTTTATCTTAATCGTCCTTTCTTCATTTAATTTATATACAACCTATACCAATACGAAAAAAACAATTGAATTAACAATGGCAAATCAAGCAAGGTTCTCGGCGGATGAAATCCTATTAAACTTTGATGTTGCAGTTTTAGAATCCTATTTAAATTCGCCTACATCGGTAGAAAAAAGAAATTTGCTAGAAAGAGAACTTCGAGACGCCAAAAGACTCTCTAGAGGTTCTTATGCATCAATCTTAACGAAAAACAGTGAGGGAATACCTAGACGTATTGCAGGTGGGAAGGCAGAGGGGCGATTACACCAAGCGGATGATTGCTGCTTACTCTCAGAAGAATTTCTAGAACAATATTCTGAAGACAAACCTTTCACATCCAGAATTGAAACAGATGATCATGTTACTTTTATCGCATCTGGTGTGCCGATTATAAACAATGAAGGAGTTCCATTAGGAGCCATCGTTGTTGAAATTGGTGTGGGCAAAGTGACTGATATTACAAATGAAGTGATGAAAAATAATGTATCATTTTTTATATTTAGTACGTTATTTGTTCTGTTTTCATTTATCATTTTTGTTGTCTTTCAATTGTGGTTTCGAAGGGAAGTTACTTCACGAGTTGGCGATGCGGAAGAAACGTATCAGGTTGAGTTTCAGTCCATGCTACATACGATGCGCTCAATCCGTCATGATTTTATTAATCACATCCAAGTGATACAAGGTTTATTAAAAATCGGAAGAGAAGATCGAGCGTTTGAATATGTTAATTCGCTAACTAAAGAAGTAGATTCGATGGAGTTACCACTAAAGATTAAGAATCCTGCTCTTTTTATTTTACTACAGTCAAAATGGGTAAGGGCTCAAAATGATAAGGTTGATATGCATTTGTTAATTGATGATCATCAATTTTCAAGGTTGAGCTCTATCGATTTAATTAAGATTTTTTCCAATTTAATCGATAACGCTTTTGATGCTACCTTACAGTTTCAAGAAGTGGATCGCTTCATCAGTGTGGAAGCTACTGTGGCCTCTAATCAATATATCTTTAAGGTAGAGAATATCGGCCCAACGATTTCTCCTGATATGATGAATGATATTTTTCAGGCGGGCTTCTCAACAAAGGTTGAACGAAGTGGTGTTCCTCGCGGAGATGGTTTAGGCATTGTGAAAAATGTCGTAGCAAAATATAACGGGAAAATCTCTGTTGAATCAAAGAAAAATACAACAAGCTTTACTGTAACCATCCCAATAAAAAATGAAAGATGA
- a CDS encoding HD domain-containing protein, translating to MRRVTLLDIFTHPITQKYLGRSGVSHAIRVAQYAVQLAKQHDLNPDLAAKAGLLHDIGHYEWYTQGKWDFEEYRKYDIHAIKGAERAHRLLIKLGENRQDAKEIALAILLHTDSYLPDKNITKTSLQEIIVTADEMDEEPLGKHHYRKMELNDALERIAQLDSDIEHVLDKQLRRSV from the coding sequence ATGCGTCGAGTTACCTTACTAGATATTTTTACTCATCCAATTACTCAAAAGTATTTAGGTCGGTCTGGTGTTTCTCATGCAATTCGAGTTGCTCAATATGCCGTGCAGCTCGCAAAACAGCATGATCTTAATCCTGATCTTGCAGCTAAAGCTGGACTTCTTCATGATATTGGCCATTATGAATGGTATACACAAGGGAAATGGGACTTCGAAGAATATAGAAAGTATGATATCCATGCCATTAAAGGTGCTGAAAGGGCCCACCGATTATTAATTAAGCTAGGTGAAAATAGACAGGATGCGAAAGAAATTGCTTTAGCAATCTTACTTCACACCGATTCCTATTTACCTGATAAAAATATTACGAAAACATCCTTGCAAGAAATTATTGTGACTGCAGATGAAATGGATGAAGAGCCATTAGGTAAGCATCATTATCGGAAGATGGAACTTAATGATGCGTTAGAACGAATTGCTCAGTTAGACTCAGATATAGAACATGTACTAGACAAACAGCTGCGTAGATCTGTATAA
- a CDS encoding YuzF family protein: MNYTNQMHGGPELVTHVEPYVFQTLQTLIGKNAVVQTVRDSLRGRVMDVKPDHIVVKVGDSTFFIRCQQIVSVMPD, translated from the coding sequence ATGAATTATACAAACCAAATGCACGGTGGACCTGAATTAGTTACTCATGTAGAGCCATATGTATTTCAAACATTACAAACATTAATAGGTAAAAATGCGGTTGTTCAAACAGTTAGAGATAGCTTAAGAGGCAGAGTAATGGATGTAAAGCCGGATCATATTGTGGTGAAAGTTGGAGACTCAACTTTTTTCATTCGCTGTCAGCAAATTGTGTCCGTTATGCCGGATTGA
- a CDS encoding MerR family transcriptional regulator, whose translation MGEIAKKANVSKRTIDYYTQMGLLHVETTSPSNYRLYSEKVVDDIKFIEACKELHMSLQDIKERLELKRSNKQSIEKQETCIKHAEMLATHMKQLEQEILELKPIFDQLNEDSQVEISNHIQSQSKALMQSLQFLLHST comes from the coding sequence ATTGGTGAAATAGCAAAAAAGGCGAATGTATCAAAACGAACGATTGATTATTACACACAGATGGGTTTACTACATGTAGAGACAACCTCTCCGTCTAACTATCGATTATATTCAGAAAAGGTAGTGGACGATATTAAATTTATTGAGGCGTGTAAAGAGCTACATATGAGCTTGCAAGATATAAAAGAACGTTTAGAATTAAAGCGTAGTAATAAACAATCGATTGAAAAACAGGAAACGTGCATAAAGCATGCTGAGATGCTTGCAACACATATGAAGCAGCTTGAACAAGAAATATTAGAGCTTAAGCCTATTTTTGATCAATTAAATGAGGATTCTCAAGTGGAAATCTCAAATCACATACAATCTCAAAGTAAAGCACTTATGCAATCTTTACAATTTTTACTACACTCAACATAA
- a CDS encoding zinc metallopeptidase yields MDILVFAAFGLSLWAQFKVKGNFNKWSQVEASSHKTGAEVARQILDQNGLYQVRVEAVRGTLTDHYDPMSRVVRLSEPVYHSHSIAAVSVAAHEVGHAIQHQKSYGALVLRHKMFPIVNLTSGIAPFLLIGGLFLGQLNLIGLGIILFSFAVAFQLITLPVEFNASSRAKKLMVSEGIITNNEEHGVNKVLGAAALTYVAGALMALFELLKFVMIFLQGDED; encoded by the coding sequence ATGGACATATTAGTTTTTGCTGCTTTTGGTTTATCTCTTTGGGCTCAATTTAAGGTGAAAGGTAACTTTAATAAGTGGTCCCAAGTCGAGGCTTCTTCTCACAAAACGGGAGCGGAGGTTGCTCGTCAAATCTTAGATCAAAATGGTCTATATCAAGTTCGTGTTGAAGCGGTTAGAGGAACATTAACAGATCATTATGATCCAATGTCCCGTGTTGTTCGTTTATCTGAGCCAGTTTATCATAGCCATTCTATTGCGGCTGTATCTGTAGCGGCACACGAGGTAGGACATGCAATACAGCATCAGAAATCATATGGTGCTTTAGTGTTACGTCATAAAATGTTTCCAATCGTTAATCTCACATCAGGTATTGCACCATTCTTATTAATTGGTGGCTTGTTTTTAGGGCAACTAAATTTAATCGGATTAGGAATCATTTTATTTTCATTTGCTGTAGCTTTTCAGCTCATTACACTACCTGTTGAATTTAATGCAAGCTCTCGGGCAAAGAAATTAATGGTTTCTGAAGGAATTATCACGAATAATGAAGAACATGGAGTAAATAAAGTATTAGGAGCAGCTGCTTTAACGTATGTGGCTGGTGCATTAATGGCGTTATTTGAACTATTAAAATTTGTAATGATTTTTCTTCAAGGAGACGAAGATTAG